The Verrucomicrobium spinosum DSM 4136 = JCM 18804 DNA segment GCAGGCGGGCTCATGCCGCTATTGCCCTTTAGTGCAACATGGCGCAAATAGTTGCAGCTTCATCCGCCCGCACGAGGCCGCCGGTGGAGCCCGGATTTTTCCGCAGCCCGGACAAGGCTGGCCACGGAGTCGAGATTGAGTATTTGCATGAGGTGGGCGCGGTGGACCTTGACGGTCTGCTCCCCTGTGCCCAGCTCCGCGGCGATCTGCTGTGCTGTCATACACTAATGCCCCTGAGGTGCGTCGGGGGCAAGGGCATCGGTGGTAGTGAGTTTGAGATGCAGAATCACTCGCTGCCCAAGTGCCGAGCCGACCCATTTCTAAACTTAGTCGTCCAGTCCTTTGCCGGCGAGAATCTGAGGTGCGCATTTCTCGATCCTCGACTCCCTCGTTTTGGATTGTTTGGCACTGGAGAAGTGCAGCAGATAGGCGCGTTGCCGTCCCGGCGTGAGGGCTTTAAACGCAGCTTTCAGCTTCGAGTTCTTGTCCAGCTTGTCTTGGAACTCTTTGGGCACCTTGTGCTCGGAGATGTCCTTGTAGGGTACTTCCAGTCCAGCTTTCTCCACTTCCATCGCCTCCCGGATGTAGGTCTTCAGGGTGGACTGGTTCTTGACGATGTCTGCGCTCTTGGTGAACCGGGCCTGGCGCGCTGCCTGTGTGTTCTCCGTGGGGCGCACGAGAATCCCTTTGGAATCCTGGAGAAGGGCACCTTTGCAAAAAAGAACGGCGCAGTACTCCTTGAAGCCCAGGAGAATCACCACGTTGCCGCCCTCGAAGGTATAACAGGGTTTGCCCCATTTCAGTTCCTCCGTCAGCCCACAGGAGAGAGCAATGGCTCGCAACCTCATCAGTTCGTCCTGCCATTGTTTGGCCCTGCTCAGGAAGTCGTCGATCTTGGGATTCATACGGCTGCGATGTGGCGAGAATGAATGCGAGCATAGTAGGAAACCAGGCTCTACGCCGCAACTGTCCCTTTGGTAGGAAAGCTTGTTTGCCAACCACAATAATACATCGTTCACGCTGTCTGAGCGATGATCAGGCATCCTTGGTGGTTCCAAGGTCAAGGTGCTGACACGATGCCGAGAACGAGGGGCGAAGGTTCGAGGAAGGAGTGGTGCAGGCCGGTGGGAGGCCCCCGGAGTCGTGCTGTCCGCACGGTCCGCTGTGGCGGGATCAAGGTTGGGAATCGCGAGTGCGGCCGAGAGTGGCTGAGCCCGTGGCAGTGGTTGATTTCAGCAAATCGCTCGGGATATCCGTGCATAGGATGTTGGCTCCAAGCATCACGGCGAGGTCCGCGTCTTCCCGGGATCGGATCGGCCAGAGGGAGAGTTGGAGCCCGGCTTTTTTCACCTCCCGGGCGTATTGGCGGTTGGTGTGATCCAGTGATACGGACAGCCTGCCGCAACCGAGCGTGAGCGCATCCTGGATGAATTCGGGAGTGGGAGGCGTGCCCGTCAGCAGTCCGGTAGGGGCTTCGGGCAACAAGCGCTTCATCAGCGACAGCACCCGCCGGTCAAAGGAGGTGAACCAGAAGGTTCCTTTAGGCATGTCTTTCACTGTAGCGGCCACCAGGCGGCCGTAGGTCTGTAGTCGCCCTTCGTTGTAGGTTTGCGTATCTGAGGTCTTCAGCTCCAGGAGCAGCATGACATCGGGCTTGTCCTTGAAATACGCCACCAGGTCTGTCATGGCGGGAACAGGAACGCCATGTTCCTTCGTTCGGAGCTGCCGCACGTCGGCAAGAGAGAGTGCCTCAATTTTCCCTGTTCCCCCGGTCGTCCGGGAGGTGTCTGCATCATGCATGAGCACCAGATGATCGTCCTTGGTGAGCCGGATATCGACCTCGAAACCGCGCAGTCCGCGTCCGTAGCTCTGCCTGCAGCCCTCGATGGTATTTTCATCGAACTCGTGGCCTGCCCCGCGGTGGGCGATCAGGCGAACACCTTGGTAGTCGGCAGCCGGAGCAATTCCGGACAGGGCCAGAGTGATGGCGAGTGAGAGGAAGCCTGAAATTCGCGAAGGGAGCATGAGCGTGGAGGATGAAGTGATCATTCTTACGCTGTGCTTCA contains these protein-coding regions:
- a CDS encoding LuxR C-terminal-related transcriptional regulator, encoding MTAQQIAAELGTGEQTVKVHRAHLMQILNLDSVASLVRAAEKSGLHRRPRAGG
- a CDS encoding YdeI/OmpD-associated family protein — protein: MNPKIDDFLSRAKQWQDELMRLRAIALSCGLTEELKWGKPCYTFEGGNVVILLGFKEYCAVLFCKGALLQDSKGILVRPTENTQAARQARFTKSADIVKNQSTLKTYIREAMEVEKAGLEVPYKDISEHKVPKEFQDKLDKNSKLKAAFKALTPGRQRAYLLHFSSAKQSKTRESRIEKCAPQILAGKGLDD
- a CDS encoding glycerophosphodiester phosphodiesterase, translating into MLPSRISGFLSLAITLALSGIAPAADYQGVRLIAHRGAGHEFDENTIEGCRQSYGRGLRGFEVDIRLTKDDHLVLMHDADTSRTTGGTGKIEALSLADVRQLRTKEHGVPVPAMTDLVAYFKDKPDVMLLLELKTSDTQTYNEGRLQTYGRLVAATVKDMPKGTFWFTSFDRRVLSLMKRLLPEAPTGLLTGTPPTPEFIQDALTLGCGRLSVSLDHTNRQYAREVKKAGLQLSLWPIRSREDADLAVMLGANILCTDIPSDLLKSTTATGSATLGRTRDSQP